CTCTCGGCTGTGTCGGCCGGCAAAGATGATATACGGAAGATCGTCGCCGCCGAAGTGGGGGAGAAAGGGCGAAAGGGAGTTGGGGAGCTGTTTGACGGCGACGACGAGAGAACCACCCCGTCCGCCCAAAGCGGCGGCCGCCCCTCCTTGGTAAGGAGGGGAGCTGAAGATCAAAGACCGAAGGTACTCTTTTTAGACGAGATCCATCGGTTTAATAAGGCTCAGCAGGATTTTTTGCTGCCTTTTGTCGAGAGCGGGCGGCTCGTATTGATCGGTGCGACGACCGAGAATCCGAGCTTTGAGGTGATACCGGCGTTGCTGTCGCGGCTGCGTGTTTTTGTGCTTGAGGAGTTCTCCGACGCCGACATGGCCGCGATCATCGCCCGCACCGGTTTCGAACTCGACGACACTGCCAAACAGTGGCTCATCGAAATGGCTAACGGCGACGCCCGCCAGGCGATAACGATGATCGAGAACACTTCGCGGCTGTACGACACGATCACGCTCGAAACCCTCAAAGAAACGCTGCAGAGCAAGTTTCTCCGTTATGACAAAAAGGGCGAGGAACATTACAACGTCATCTCGGCATTCATCAAATCGATGCGGGCGAGCCGGGCGGACGCCGCGATGTACTACCTCGCACGCATGATCGAATCGGGCGAGGACCCCAAGTTCATCGCTCGCCGCATGGTCATCTTCGCGTCTGAGGACATCGGCATCGCACAGCCCACCGCACTCGTCGTCGCAAATGCCGTATTTCAAGCAGTAACAACGATCGGTATGCCCGAATGTGCTCTGAATCTCGCCCACGGCGTCGCTTATCTCGCAAACGCCGCCAAAGACCGCAGTGCCACGAACGCCATCGGTGCGGCTATTGAAGACGCCAAAAAACTCGGTAATCTGCCCGTGCCGATGAAGATCCGAAACGCCCCGACCAAGCTCATGAAAGATCTGGGCTACGGTAAGGACGAAGGCAACGATCCCGAGGACGACCTGATGCCGGACAAGCTTCGCGGACGAAAGTACTTTGACTGATCGGCATTGATCTAAAATAGTTCTTTACATTCGCATCAAAGCAATATTATACTGACCGAAATACGATTCCGGTCAGTGTTCGATCTATGAGAGACACATTTCCCGCAAAAACAACTCGCGAAGCCATCCTCGATGCCACCGACCGCCTATTGGCTCGGAACGGATACAAGAAAATGACGATAGACGAACTCGCCCGCGAGGTCGGCATCGGCAAAGGCAGTATTTATCTGCATTTCAAAAGCAAAGACGAGATCGCACTCGCCCATATTGACCGCATGGTCGAACATATCAAAGAGCGTTTGCACTTCGTCGCCGAGGGCGGCGGAGCACCGGACAAGCGGCTTCGCGAGATGCTGATCCTGCGGGTAATGATCAGGTTTGACAGCGTGCAGCACTATACTAAGAGCCTCAACGAAATACTTGGCTCTCTCAGGGCTCAGCTGCTCGAACGCCGAAAACGTTACTTTAACGAAGAGGCCCGCATAATCGATGCCGTTGTTATCGAGGGCCAGAACGCGGGAATGTTTATCGCCGGCGATTCATTTGACCTTTCGCATACGTTGATCACAGGTTCAAACTCGCTATTGCCCTACAGCCTGAGCGCCATCGAACTTGGAGCTCGCGAGGAGGTCGTCGAGCGTGCGAATAAGCTCGCGAACCTTTTGATCGATGGCTTGCGGGTGCGTTAGGCCGTTCAGAGACGTGTTTAGTAGGAGATCATTTATATGAAAACTATCGTATGGATAGCACGGATCATTGCCGTATTTATTTTGGCGCTGTTTCTGCTTAGAAACATCGCGTCTGTATAAGTACAAGCAGCAATCCCGGTCGTTATCGTTTCCAATAATTTTTGATCTTTAGGTCCAACATCGGGAATGCGCAGTATTCCACATTTCGGCCGGTCTCACGGAGCTTCTCGACCATCTTAATTGCAGCGTCGGCATTTCTTGTGTGGACAATTATCGTCGCGGCACGCTGCATTTCCGGATTCTCATGCAGCCATAGCGCGACCGCATAACCCGTTTGGTGAAAATCATCGTGATCGTTCGATTCGTAATGATGCGGCAACAGGTCGTGATCAAGAAAGATCGCATCATAACTGTCGCCCTTGAGTAATTCCTTTGCTTCCTCGACCGTTTCCGCTATCGCGAGATCATCCCCGTTGAAACGCTTTGTAAACCATCTGTGTCGGCGGTGATCATCATCAAGCAGCATTACGCTGATCGGTGCCCTTTCGGCACTCAGATCTGCAATGCCAAGTCTGATCAAAATACTTCGTAAGAGGCCCATATTCTTGTATTAATCCTACAATATATAATACGCATAAGAGCGACTCCGGACGCAACTTGAATTCGATTTTGCGAATGTTATAATCCATCTGACCAGTTTGGTCAGCAAACCAAAATGCCTCAGCAAAAAGCAAAAGATCACAATCTAAAGGCCGTCCCGCCTCGCTGTTACGCCCGATGTCAGTGATCTTGCCTTGGACAGCAATGTTTGCCGGATCTGCGGCGGTACCGGAATGGAAGTGATCCCCGGGAAAGGCGCACGCAAATGCGAATGCCGAAATACGGTTAACGGCACGGACCCGCTAAAGGCTTCGCGTATTCCCGCCAAGTATCAAAACGCAAGTTTCGAGAGTTTTCTTCTTCTCGACCCACACAAGGAACGGGCACTAAAAAAGGCTTTTGATTTTACAAAACAATACCCAAAAGTCACGCAGGGATTGCTCCTAATGGGTCCGGTCGGCGTTGGCAAGACCCATCTTGCGATCTCGATCCTCAAAGAGTTGATTGAGACCAAGAACTGCCGTTGTTTGTTTTACGAGTTCAATGCTCTATTGAAGGAAATTCAAGGTTCCTACAATCCCGCTACGCAGGCTTCCGAGATGGAGATCTTGTCGCCGATAATGAACGTCGACCTGCTCGTTCTAGACGAACTCGGTGCATCAAAGCCGACCGATTGGGTTCGCGACACGCTCGGACACATCATAAATTCCCGTTATAACAACAACAAATTCACTATCTTCACTACCAATTACCTCGACGAACGTCCAAACGACCGCGACGAAACGCTCGAAGACAGGATCGGCATCCGCACACGCTCACGCCTTTATGAAATGTGCCAGACGGTCGTCATCAAAGGCGATGATTTCCGCCGCACTTTCAACCGCACGGCCGCCGCAAACCGTTAACGCCGCTCATTTCTCAGCGGACCTATCTCACCAGTCCTGCGTGCCGACGCTCGACACCCGAGCCCGATCGAACGCGCAAAAAGGCTTCCTTGAGCAAATAGTTTATGATACACTATTTCATGGATGCAACGTTCGCTGTAAGACAATTTCGTACATTTTTTTGAAAACCGGCGAAAATAACCACGGCAAATACTGTAAATATTGAAAATACACGAATTATCTGTCCCGCCAGGCAGCGGGACAAGAGCGGGACAGCAAGGGACACGTTCTTTCGACCAAATGCAGTAACTATCTGTATAGCAATGATTTACCGAATTGAGAGCGGTTGCTCTGTCCCGGCTGTTTTTTGAAGGCTGGGTCCAACCGTGTTCTGATAGGAGGCCCAAAATGCCAGCAGCCGTTGTGAAAAACTATTGTTTGTCAACGAGAGTGTTTGTTATACTTGTTTTAACGTTTCGCTGGTCGCAATTGACAATGCTATGCTTTCTACCAACACCATTCTCCGTCAGGGCCGTTACCGCATCATCGACCGGTTCGCCTCGAACGCTCCATTCAATCTATATGATGCCTATGACAATCTGCTTGGCAACAAGGTCGTCATCCATGAAACTCTGATCGCTCACGGCAAGGTCGTCACGTCGGCGGAGAGAAATGCCGGGAACGCCGCGTTCGCAACCCGCATCCAGAATCTAAAGGATATCCGCCACGATGGAATTGTCCGCGTTCGCGACGGTTTTGCTGAGATCGACCGGCAATACCTTGTTACCGAGCCGGTCGAGGCCCGTCCATCGCGGCAAGAATTCCTCGATCAGCCGGTTGAGACGATCTCTCGGCTCCTTCTGGCACTGGAACACACGAACACATTGTGCAGCGGCCGCCGGTTGACCGACCTCACACCTTTACATATCAGACGGACATCCGACGGCAATAATCGGCTGTTGTATTTTGGTCCCGCGGACCAAAGACGATCCCGAAGTACCGGCGATCGCGAAGACCTGCCGTACAAACCTCTCGAATCGTTCTGGAGCGGGCTTGATCACGCTTCGCAAAATGTGATCTCAAAGGGATACGACGACTTGTCGCTTGAAACGCTCGGGTCGGCTCCGGACATTCGATCGTCGATCTACGGCCTCGGAGCTTCGATCTACTACATCCTGACCCGATCGGTACCGGTGGACGCATTGGAGCGATCGATCGAGATTATTGATGGAAAACAGGACCCGATCGTCGCCCCGGCACAGGCCGATCCGTCGATCCCAAAGGAACTGTCGGACTTCTTGATCACCTGTCTTCAATTAAAGCGTGAGGATCGATTTCAAACCATCGCCGAAGCTCGAATCGCCTTGGTGGTGATCCCAAAGACCGCGCCAAAAACGTTCGATTCCCCGCTGAAGTCTCAACCTGGTGAACTCGACCTCCTCGAAGTTCCCTCAACAGTCGTCGACACGAAGTTCAAAACTTCGGTCAGCGATGAGGTTTTCACGTCGATCGCCGATACATCGAGGGATGAGGACTTTCTGATCAGTGAACCGGCAGAGATCATCATTCCGGAACGGATCACGAAGTATCACCAGCTGGCTTCGACGCTATTTTCTGAAACAGCCGCACCGTCAATTGGAAGCTCGAATCTGTTTCGAAACGTGTCATTTGCCGTTGCCGGGATCGCTCTCGTGGCAGGGATCGCGTGGGGCGTATTCACATTCGGCCCAAATGAAAGCAAGGCGGCCGAGGCTGAGATAGATACTTCACCCGCAACTGTAAGCGCTGAGCCCGTAGCCCCGGCACCGTCCGTGGAACCGACGGACGTTCCAACCGTTGAACTCCAGAAAATGGCATTCACACCGGACGTACCGGCAAATGAACCCGATATCGGCCCGAATTCCAGGATGAATGGAAAGGCCAGGCCCGTTGTCGCCGAAAACAAGCGGCCGAAACTCTCGGACCCCGCGGCTCCGCAAAAACCGACCGCAAAACCGAAAAAGAGCCTGACGGTCGATGACCTCATTAACGATAACTAATATCGGACACAATGTTTAGGAGTATTCAAATGTCCCTGATCTTCACTCACCGCCGCAGTCGACTTACGCTGATTACGTTGACTTTCTTCATCCTTACGATCCTTTCGTCCGGTTCGTTGTTCGAAACCGTCGGACAGTCGAAGCAACTCAGCCTCGCTGACATCATAATTGCCCTTCGATCAAAAAAAGCTGAGGCCCCGGAAAAGAACAAGATACTTTCGGAGGCGGTCAAGGCTCGCGGAATCACTTTCTCCCTCACGCCCGAGATCGAGAAAGAACTGAGCGGCACCGGTGCATACCCCGAACTGCTTTCCGCTATCAGGGAAAAGGCTCCCGTGATCAAGGAACCGGTCGAGAAAAAGCCGGATGCCGAACAGGTCGCCGCCGTCATGCCCAAACCATCACCGGCTCCACCGAATTTTGACTTTTATTGGGGGCGTGCAAGTTCGGCGATCAAAATGGGTGACATTGACGCAGCGTTACCTGATCTACATCGGGCGATCGAGCTTCGGCCGGGCGATGCACCATCCAGGCTAGCCCGCGGCAATGCCCTTCTCAAACAAGAGAAATACGAAGCTGCAATAATAGATCTTGATAGTTCGATAAAGATCGAACCGAATGCCCCGGCATACCTTGGACGTGCCATGGCAAATGAAAAGCTCGGTCGGGTAGATGCCGCGATCGCTGATTATCAAAACGCGGCAGAACTCGATCCCCAAAACGAAGCAGCGAAGTCGTCGTTCAGCCGGCTCGTTGCGGAAAAGGAAAAGGCGTTGGTGAAACCTTCCGTCGAACCCGAAAAGACAACGCCCGTCACACAACAGGATACCGGCCCGGTCCAGATCGGAGCATTGAATGTATTTGCTTCTCGTCTTGCAACTCCGGTGTATTCAGAGTCTGACCGCCGGCTTGGTTTTCAAGGGAAAGTGACCGTTCAAATATTGCTCGATGAGACCGGAAAGGTGATCTCGGCCGAAGCCAAGACCGGGCCGAAGAATCTTCGCGGCCTGGCCGAGGATGCTGTCAAACGATCGAGATTCAATCCGATTTTGGTCGAAGGCAGGCCGGTCAAGGCCGAGGGATCGATCACTTACAATTTTATCGCTAAGTAGGTTGGGAGATTTTAGTAGGAACTCGCACTAGCCTCAGTCTTTATGCCGCTGGCTTCCTGAGCGATCTTGACACCGACCGACGCACCGATGCGAGTCGCACCGGCCTCGAACATTGCTCGTGCGTCTTCGATTCCTTTGACGCCGCCGGATGCCTTTACGCCAAGAGCCGAACCGACCGTGTGGCGCATCAGCGAAACGTCATTGGCAGTCGCACCGCCTTTTGCAAAACCGGTCGAGGTCTTGACGAAGTCAGCTCCGGCATTCTTCGCGGCCAAACAAGCACGGACCTTTTCTTCGTCGGTAAGCAATGCGGTTTCGATGATCACCTTACAGAGAATTGCATTCTCGTGAGCCGACTCGACCACCGCTCGAATGTCATCTTCGACAAGGCAATCGTCACCCGATTTGAGAGCCCCGATATTTATAACCATGTCAACCTCGCGTGCACCGTTGAAGATGGAGCGTCGAGCTTCATATGCTTTCACATCCGGCAGCGTCGCACCAAGCGGAAATCCGATCACCGTGCAAACCGGCACTCCGCTTCCTTTGAGGAATCCCGCGGCTTTCTTGACCCAGCTTGGATTTACACACACTGACGCGAATCCGAATTCGATGGCTTCGGCGCATAGCTTCTTTATATCCGCTTCTGACGCCTCCGGCTTAAGCAGCGTATGGTCGATCAGACTCGCCCAATCGTGGGCCGTCGCGGTCTCACCGAGCACAATGCCGATCCTTTCGGCACCTGCGTCAACGATCCGTTGAACATCCGCATGACAAAATGTCGCACAATCGTCGTCAGTGCCTAGTTTTGCCAGCACCAGATCCGTGATCTGATCGATCAACTGTTGATAATTACCGTTCTGCTGCATTTAGTTCACCTTCGATATTGCTTTTCGATATTATCGATCTTCCCAACCCGTTTCTTGTGCCTTTCTTCTGATATCTCTGTGGAAACAAATGCATCGACGATCTGCTTGATCTCGTCAAAAGTATTCTGTCCGGAACCAAGGGTCAGAACATTTGCCCCGTTGTGTTCGCGCGAATTCTTGGCGAGTGCGATCGAATAGCATGCGGCCGCTCGAACGTTCGGGACCTTGTTCGCAGTCATCGCGCTGCCGATCCCTGCTCCGTCGATAATGATGCCGATATCGACCTGTTTACCACTAACCGAACGTGCGACGGCATGAGCGAAATCTGGATAATCGACCGCGTCTTCGTTATCCGTTCCAAAATCACGGACATTGATCCCGAGTTCAGTAAGATATCCTTTGAGCTGTTCCTTCATTCTAAATCCGCCATGATCGCCGCCGATCGCTGCGGATCTGACCTTGGACGTATTAAGACGCGAGGTCTTGCGAATGAGTTCGATATTCCTCTCTTTGACGAGATCTTCAGCAAGTGAGGTAAATCGTGCGTTCTCAGAAACTCGGAGCCGCGAGCCGGATTCAAGGCCGCGAAGGTCGTCCTCAGTGATCAACGTCTTTGAAGACTCGTCCCGGTCAAATGCCTTGCCAACCTTGTTCTGAAGTGAATTAACGACCACGTGCTCGATATTGCCTGAGGGTACGACCGTCTGCTCGGATTGAGGCTCGGTGGGGACAGTAGCAAGCACCTGCTCCACCAATGCCCGAATTCGGTCGCGCTTTTCTGTGTTGGAATCGGCCATATCGCGGAAGCCCGGACGTAAAATGGGCTTTATACTCATTCGGAGGGAATTCAACACCCTCACCTTGAAAATCTAACTACGTTTGATAGTATTTCTAAATACAAATTCAATCAACTTACGAGAAAAACATGGCCGCAGAATCAACCCAAATGGCAGCTACCGAATTTACCAATCCAAACCTCGAAGTTCTCTATTCGCAAGATGCGATAAGCACTAGAATATCCGAATTAGGTGCTGCGATTACCTCCGAATATGCAGGTAAAGACTTGGTTCTTGTGGGTGTTCTCAAGGGATCGTGCGTTTTTCTCGCCGACCTGATGCGTGCCATAGACCTTAGTTTGACGATCGATTTTATGTCGGTTTCGAGCTACAAGGACGGAACTCAATCTTCGGGCGACGTCGAGATATTAAAAGATCTAAGCAACTCTATCCGTGATAAGCACGTCCTGATAGTCGAGGATATTGTCGATACTGGATTAACTCTGACTAGACTCGTCGAAATTCTTGGCTCACGGGGATCAGCGTCGATCAAGATCGCCACATTCCTTGACAAACCGGAACCGCGTATTAAAAAAGAGTTGGTAGTCGATTTCACCGGATTCGTGATCCCAAATAAATTTGTCGTTGGCTACGGCCTCGACGCCGCGGGCCGTTATCGAAATTTGCCATTCATTGCGGTGGTAAAGGATCCGTCCGCAGCCTAAATAATTCTATGGGTCGACTTCCAATTCGCAGGACTTTAGCACTTATGGCCCTCCCACAACCTTAGTCCTGAACTTCGAAACTCGAAACACTTCTTCTCCCATTGACCTTCAACTAACTTTTCCGTATAATTTGAGTTTTTCGACTTGTGCAAATAATTGCACGGTCAAACGGGAGCTAACACAATAATGAGTTACGCAATTATCAAAACAGGCGGGAAGCAGTTTGCGGTTGAGAGCGGTATGACACTTCGCGTGCCGACCATCAGCGCTGATGCGGGAAAGAAGGTCGAGATCGACACTCTTCTTGCTGCAGGTGCGGTTGGGGCCGGAACGATCAAGGCTACGGTCGTAAAGCACGGCAAAGGCGACAAGATCATCGTGTTCAAAAAGAAGCGCCGTAAGCAGTACAAACGCAAACAGGGCCACAGACAAGGTTTTACAGAAATTACAATAGATTAGCCGAGGGTTAAGGGAAAAGGGACAAGGGCTATGTTTAGCCTAGGCCCTTATCTCTTGTCACTCGCCACTCAAACAAAATGGCACATAAGAAAGGTGTAGGTTCATCCAGAAACGGCCGCGACTCAAATGCACAGCGGCTTGGTCTCAAGAAATTTGGCGGCGAGCACGTTCTCGGCGGCAACATCATTGCACGTCAACGCGGCACCAAATGGAAGCCCGGCAACAACGTCGGCCGCGGTAAGGACGACACGCTGTTCTCGCTGATCGAGGGCTTTATCAAGTTCGAAGACAAAGGCCGCAAAGGCAAATTCATTAGCGTCTACGCTGCCGGAGCAGCCGAGCTCGCTCCAAAGGTCGCCGCTGACGCAGCTGCGTAATAAACTTTAACTATTAACTTAGAAAGCACACGTCATCAGGCGTGTGCTTTTTCGTTGCGAAATCAGCTATTAGCAAGGGGGCGTCGAATTC
The sequence above is a segment of the Acidobacteriota bacterium genome. Coding sequences within it:
- the rpmA gene encoding 50S ribosomal protein L27, whose translation is MAHKKGVGSSRNGRDSNAQRLGLKKFGGEHVLGGNIIARQRGTKWKPGNNVGRGKDDTLFSLIEGFIKFEDKGRKGKFISVYAAGAAELAPKVAADAAA
- the deoC gene encoding deoxyribose-phosphate aldolase, translated to MQQNGNYQQLIDQITDLVLAKLGTDDDCATFCHADVQRIVDAGAERIGIVLGETATAHDWASLIDHTLLKPEASEADIKKLCAEAIEFGFASVCVNPSWVKKAAGFLKGSGVPVCTVIGFPLGATLPDVKAYEARRSIFNGAREVDMVINIGALKSGDDCLVEDDIRAVVESAHENAILCKVIIETALLTDEEKVRACLAAKNAGADFVKTSTGFAKGGATANDVSLMRHTVGSALGVKASGGVKGIEDARAMFEAGATRIGASVGVKIAQEASGIKTEASASSY
- a CDS encoding tetratricopeptide repeat protein, which produces MSLIFTHRRSRLTLITLTFFILTILSSGSLFETVGQSKQLSLADIIIALRSKKAEAPEKNKILSEAVKARGITFSLTPEIEKELSGTGAYPELLSAIREKAPVIKEPVEKKPDAEQVAAVMPKPSPAPPNFDFYWGRASSAIKMGDIDAALPDLHRAIELRPGDAPSRLARGNALLKQEKYEAAIIDLDSSIKIEPNAPAYLGRAMANEKLGRVDAAIADYQNAAELDPQNEAAKSSFSRLVAEKEKALVKPSVEPEKTTPVTQQDTGPVQIGALNVFASRLATPVYSESDRRLGFQGKVTVQILLDETGKVISAEAKTGPKNLRGLAEDAVKRSRFNPILVEGRPVKAEGSITYNFIAK
- a CDS encoding replication-associated recombination protein A; translation: MEPLANQIRPVSLDEYVGQQHLVGAGKPLRLAIEQGHVFSFVLWGTPGTGKTTLARIYANAINAEFHELSAVSAGKDDIRKIVAAEVGEKGRKGVGELFDGDDERTTPSAQSGGRPSLVRRGAEDQRPKVLFLDEIHRFNKAQQDFLLPFVESGRLVLIGATTENPSFEVIPALLSRLRVFVLEEFSDADMAAIIARTGFELDDTAKQWLIEMANGDARQAITMIENTSRLYDTITLETLKETLQSKFLRYDKKGEEHYNVISAFIKSMRASRADAAMYYLARMIESGEDPKFIARRMVIFASEDIGIAQPTALVVANAVFQAVTTIGMPECALNLAHGVAYLANAAKDRSATNAIGAAIEDAKKLGNLPVPMKIRNAPTKLMKDLGYGKDEGNDPEDDLMPDKLRGRKYFD
- the rplU gene encoding 50S ribosomal protein L21; translated protein: MSYAIIKTGGKQFAVESGMTLRVPTISADAGKKVEIDTLLAAGAVGAGTIKATVVKHGKGDKIIVFKKKRRKQYKRKQGHRQGFTEITID
- a CDS encoding TetR/AcrR family transcriptional regulator; translated protein: MRDTFPAKTTREAILDATDRLLARNGYKKMTIDELAREVGIGKGSIYLHFKSKDEIALAHIDRMVEHIKERLHFVAEGGGAPDKRLREMLILRVMIRFDSVQHYTKSLNEILGSLRAQLLERRKRYFNEEARIIDAVVIEGQNAGMFIAGDSFDLSHTLITGSNSLLPYSLSAIELGAREEVVERANKLANLLIDGLRVR
- a CDS encoding RpiB/LacA/LacB family sugar-phosphate isomerase, coding for MADSNTEKRDRIRALVEQVLATVPTEPQSEQTVVPSGNIEHVVVNSLQNKVGKAFDRDESSKTLITEDDLRGLESGSRLRVSENARFTSLAEDLVKERNIELIRKTSRLNTSKVRSAAIGGDHGGFRMKEQLKGYLTELGINVRDFGTDNEDAVDYPDFAHAVARSVSGKQVDIGIIIDGAGIGSAMTANKVPNVRAAACYSIALAKNSREHNGANVLTLGSGQNTFDEIKQIVDAFVSTEISEERHKKRVGKIDNIEKQYRR
- the hpt gene encoding hypoxanthine phosphoribosyltransferase, which encodes MAATEFTNPNLEVLYSQDAISTRISELGAAITSEYAGKDLVLVGVLKGSCVFLADLMRAIDLSLTIDFMSVSSYKDGTQSSGDVEILKDLSNSIRDKHVLIVEDIVDTGLTLTRLVEILGSRGSASIKIATFLDKPEPRIKKELVVDFTGFVIPNKFVVGYGLDAAGRYRNLPFIAVVKDPSAA
- a CDS encoding ATP-binding protein — its product is MEVIPGKGARKCECRNTVNGTDPLKASRIPAKYQNASFESFLLLDPHKERALKKAFDFTKQYPKVTQGLLLMGPVGVGKTHLAISILKELIETKNCRCLFYEFNALLKEIQGSYNPATQASEMEILSPIMNVDLLVLDELGASKPTDWVRDTLGHIINSRYNNNKFTIFTTNYLDERPNDRDETLEDRIGIRTRSRLYEMCQTVVIKGDDFRRTFNRTAAANR